From a single Alloactinosynnema sp. L-07 genomic region:
- a CDS encoding diguanylate cyclase — MPEPDPSRQAGDCESLLRLMDAGRLGQVVSWSAMLSRYSTDPYERTQAHLFSVGALFGLGRTDTPGFADVFARARGAVERFPVPALVGEFHALAGAVAFGVGDVEDAMLHVVDGIRVTAQSRPSVTAAVAWFDLAWTAGELGMADEVDISLRHARESAARWGLPYEDAPMRLTAAVTADHRGDTDRCAVLLSELCADARRLAGELDRLAMADRVYFAYAAARYQLLGGDPGIDPRRLMPLGADQAANPYRGLIRVCLAISAGRAGEVLVALDEMAPVNLVHEVEILRLRSIALTSMGDPTGALAAERRAIRRFTEPWQNLRRLAARSRVDHAVLSEYAAAALTDPLTGLPNRRHLEERLAEISARREPAVVGLLDLDNFKAVNTEHGHLAGDAVLARIAAVVTSSLRKGDFLARYGGDEFVAVLADTSLAAAVEVEDRISVALARENWDELAPGTGVGISIGWAELTSWGPAAALAAADRAMYARKSARG, encoded by the coding sequence GTGCCGGAACCCGATCCGAGTCGCCAGGCGGGTGACTGCGAGAGCCTCTTGAGGCTCATGGACGCAGGCAGGCTGGGTCAGGTCGTGTCCTGGTCGGCGATGCTGAGCCGGTACAGCACCGATCCGTACGAGCGGACCCAGGCGCACCTGTTCTCGGTGGGCGCACTGTTCGGCCTGGGCCGGACGGACACGCCGGGGTTCGCCGACGTGTTCGCCCGCGCCCGCGGCGCGGTCGAGCGGTTCCCGGTGCCCGCGCTCGTCGGCGAGTTCCATGCCCTGGCGGGCGCCGTGGCGTTCGGGGTGGGCGATGTCGAGGACGCGATGCTGCATGTCGTCGACGGGATCCGGGTGACCGCCCAGAGCCGCCCGAGCGTAACGGCGGCGGTGGCGTGGTTCGACCTGGCGTGGACCGCGGGCGAACTGGGTATGGCCGACGAGGTCGACATCTCGCTGCGGCACGCGCGCGAGTCCGCCGCGCGCTGGGGCCTGCCCTACGAGGACGCCCCGATGCGGCTGACCGCGGCGGTGACGGCCGACCACCGCGGCGACACCGACCGGTGCGCCGTGCTCCTGTCCGAACTCTGCGCCGACGCCCGTAGGTTGGCGGGCGAGCTCGATCGTCTGGCGATGGCGGACCGCGTCTACTTCGCGTACGCGGCGGCGCGGTACCAGCTCCTCGGCGGCGATCCCGGGATCGACCCGCGGCGGCTGATGCCGCTGGGCGCCGACCAGGCCGCCAACCCCTACCGCGGCCTTATCCGCGTGTGCCTGGCGATCAGCGCCGGACGGGCCGGGGAGGTGCTGGTGGCGCTGGACGAGATGGCGCCGGTGAACCTGGTGCACGAGGTGGAGATCCTGCGGCTGCGCTCGATCGCGCTGACCTCGATGGGCGACCCGACGGGCGCGCTCGCCGCGGAACGGCGGGCCATCCGCCGGTTCACCGAACCGTGGCAGAACCTGCGCAGACTGGCGGCGCGGTCGCGAGTGGACCACGCCGTCCTGTCCGAGTACGCCGCCGCCGCGCTGACCGATCCGCTGACCGGCCTGCCCAACCGCCGCCACCTCGAAGAACGCTTGGCCGAGATCAGCGCGCGGCGGGAGCCCGCGGTCGTGGGGTTGCTGGACCTGGACAATTTCAAGGCCGTCAACACCGAGCACGGTCACTTGGCGGGAGACGCCGTCCTTGCCCGAATCGCGGCGGTGGTCACGTCGTCGTTGCGGAAGGGGGACTTCCTGGCGCGATACGGCGGCGACGAGTTCGTGGCGGTGCTGGCGGACACGTCGTTGGCGGCGGCGGTGGAGGTCGAGGACAGGATAAGCGTGGCACTGGCCAGGGAGAACTGGGACGAGCTGGCGCCGGGAACGGGGGTGGGGATCAGCATCGGGTGGGCGGAGCTGACCTCCTGGGGGCCCGCCGCGGCGCTGGCGGCGGCGGACCGGGCGATGTACGCCCGCAAGAGCGCGCGGGGCTGA
- a CDS encoding pyruvate carboxylase, translating to MFRKVLVANRGEIAIRAFRAGYELGAGTVAVFPHEDRNSQHRMKADEAYEIGEPGHPVRAYLSVEEIVKAAKKAGADAVYPGYGFLSENPELATACAEAGITFVGPTADILELTGNKARAIAAAKAAGLPVLQSSEPSKDVEALLTKAEDIGFPIFVKAVAGGGGRGMRRVEEPKALRESLEAAMREAESAFGDPTVFLEQAVVDPRHIEVQILADGDGNVIHLYERDCSLQRRHQKVIELAPAPNLDPELRDRICADAVKFARHIGYLNAGTVEFLLDTRGHHVFIEMNPRIQVEHTVTEEVTDVDLVQSQLRIAAGETLADLGLTQDAIYVRGAALQCRITTEDPANGFRPDTGMISAYRSPGGGGIRLDGGTAAGAEVSAHFDSMLVKLTCRGRDLDAAVRRAKRAVAEFRIRGVATNIPFLQAVLDDEDFVAGRVTTSFIEQRPHLLTARSSADRGTRLLTYLLDVTVNKPHGERPKVIDPRQKLPEIDLAAEPPAGSKQKLVELGPEGFARWLRESKNVGVTDTTFRDAHQSLLATRVRTKDLLAVAPHVARMTPELLSLESWGGATYDVALRFLAEDPWERLAALREAVPNICLQMLLRGRNTVGYTPYPTEVTTSFVQEATKTGIDIFRIFDALNDVEQMRPAIEAVRETGTAIAEVALCYTADLSNPAEQLYTLDYYLKLAEQIVGAGAHVLAVKDMAGLLRPPAAARLITALRKEFDLPVHLHTHDTAGGQLATYLAAIQSGVDAVDGAVASMSGTTSQPSLSAIVAATDHSERETGLSLQAVSDLEPYWEIVRRVYRPFEAGLPSPTGRVYHHEIPGGQLSNLRTQAVALGLGDRFEEIETMYAAADRMLGRLVKVTPSSKVVGDLALHLVGAGVDPKEFESEPGRFDIPDSVVGFLHGELGDPAGGWPEPFRSKAIQGRPTPKGVTELTEEDRAGLAVAPRATLNRLLFPGPTKEFLAHRDQYGDTSVLASKDFFFGLEQGKEYAVGIGKGVTLLIELEAIADADERGMRTVLATLNGQLRPIQVRDRAIASDLPVAEKADKSNANHVAAPFAGVVTLAVGEGDEVEAGATVATIEAMKMEAAITAPKAGKVTRLAIGPVQQVEGGDLLVVLG from the coding sequence ATGTTTCGCAAGGTGCTCGTCGCCAACCGCGGCGAGATCGCGATCCGGGCGTTCCGGGCCGGCTATGAACTCGGCGCCGGGACTGTCGCGGTGTTCCCACATGAGGACCGCAACTCCCAGCACCGGATGAAGGCCGACGAGGCGTACGAGATCGGCGAGCCCGGACACCCGGTGCGCGCGTACCTGTCGGTCGAGGAGATCGTCAAGGCGGCCAAGAAGGCGGGCGCCGACGCGGTCTACCCCGGCTACGGCTTCCTGTCGGAGAACCCCGAACTGGCCACCGCGTGCGCCGAGGCAGGCATCACCTTCGTCGGCCCCACCGCCGACATCCTGGAGCTGACCGGCAACAAGGCCCGCGCCATCGCCGCGGCCAAGGCCGCGGGCCTGCCCGTGCTGCAGTCCTCGGAGCCGTCCAAGGACGTCGAGGCGCTGCTCACCAAGGCCGAGGACATCGGCTTCCCGATCTTCGTCAAGGCGGTCGCGGGCGGCGGCGGGCGCGGCATGCGCCGCGTCGAGGAGCCCAAGGCGCTGCGCGAGTCGCTGGAAGCGGCCATGCGGGAGGCCGAGTCCGCCTTCGGTGACCCGACGGTCTTCCTTGAGCAGGCCGTGGTCGACCCGCGCCACATCGAGGTGCAGATCCTCGCCGACGGCGACGGCAACGTCATCCACCTCTACGAGCGCGACTGCTCGCTGCAGCGGCGCCACCAGAAGGTCATCGAGCTGGCGCCCGCGCCGAACCTCGACCCCGAGCTGCGCGACCGGATCTGCGCCGACGCGGTCAAGTTCGCCCGCCACATCGGCTACCTGAACGCGGGCACGGTCGAGTTCCTGCTCGACACGCGCGGCCATCACGTCTTCATCGAGATGAACCCGCGCATCCAGGTCGAGCACACGGTGACCGAGGAGGTCACCGACGTCGACCTCGTGCAGTCGCAGCTGCGAATCGCCGCGGGGGAGACGCTGGCCGACCTTGGCCTGACCCAGGACGCGATCTACGTGCGCGGCGCGGCCCTGCAGTGCCGCATCACCACCGAGGATCCCGCCAACGGCTTCCGCCCCGACACCGGCATGATCAGCGCCTACCGCTCCCCGGGCGGCGGCGGCATCCGGCTCGACGGCGGCACCGCGGCGGGCGCCGAGGTCAGCGCCCACTTCGACTCGATGCTGGTCAAGCTCACCTGCCGCGGCCGCGACCTCGACGCCGCGGTGCGCCGGGCCAAGCGCGCCGTCGCCGAGTTCCGCATCCGGGGCGTGGCCACGAATATCCCGTTCCTGCAGGCCGTGCTGGACGACGAGGACTTCGTCGCAGGCCGGGTCACCACGTCGTTCATCGAGCAGCGTCCGCACCTGCTGACCGCCCGCAGCTCGGCCGACCGCGGCACCCGGCTGCTCACCTACCTGCTCGACGTGACGGTCAACAAGCCGCACGGTGAGCGGCCCAAGGTGATCGACCCGCGGCAGAAGCTGCCCGAGATCGACCTGGCCGCCGAGCCGCCCGCCGGGTCCAAGCAGAAGCTCGTCGAGCTGGGCCCCGAGGGCTTCGCGCGCTGGCTGCGCGAGTCGAAGAACGTCGGTGTCACCGACACGACCTTCCGCGACGCCCACCAGTCGCTGCTGGCCACCCGGGTGCGCACCAAGGACCTGCTGGCCGTGGCCCCGCACGTCGCGCGGATGACCCCGGAGCTGCTCTCGCTGGAGTCCTGGGGCGGCGCGACCTACGACGTGGCGCTGCGGTTCCTCGCCGAGGACCCGTGGGAGCGGCTCGCGGCGCTGCGCGAGGCCGTGCCCAACATCTGCCTGCAGATGCTGCTGCGTGGCCGCAACACCGTCGGGTACACGCCGTACCCGACCGAGGTGACTACCTCATTCGTCCAGGAGGCGACGAAGACCGGCATCGACATCTTCCGGATCTTCGACGCGCTCAACGACGTCGAGCAGATGCGCCCGGCCATCGAGGCCGTGCGCGAGACCGGGACCGCCATCGCCGAGGTCGCACTCTGCTACACCGCCGACCTGTCCAACCCGGCCGAACAGCTCTACACGCTTGACTACTACCTCAAGCTGGCCGAGCAGATCGTCGGCGCGGGCGCGCACGTGCTGGCGGTCAAGGACATGGCGGGCCTGCTGCGCCCGCCCGCCGCGGCCCGGCTGATCACCGCGCTGCGCAAGGAGTTCGACCTCCCGGTCCACCTGCACACCCACGACACCGCGGGCGGCCAGCTGGCCACCTACCTGGCGGCCATCCAGTCCGGTGTGGACGCTGTCGACGGCGCGGTCGCGTCGATGTCGGGCACCACCTCGCAGCCGTCGCTCTCGGCCATCGTCGCAGCCACCGACCACAGCGAGCGCGAGACCGGCCTGTCGCTTCAGGCGGTGTCGGACCTGGAGCCGTACTGGGAGATCGTGCGCCGGGTGTACCGGCCGTTCGAGGCGGGCCTGCCGTCGCCGACCGGTCGCGTCTACCACCACGAGATCCCCGGCGGCCAGCTGTCGAACCTGCGCACCCAGGCCGTCGCTCTCGGCCTCGGCGACCGGTTCGAGGAGATCGAGACCATGTACGCCGCCGCCGACCGGATGCTCGGCAGGCTGGTCAAGGTCACCCCGTCGTCCAAGGTCGTCGGCGACCTCGCCCTGCACCTGGTCGGCGCGGGCGTCGACCCGAAGGAATTCGAGAGCGAGCCGGGCCGCTTCGACATCCCCGACTCCGTCGTCGGCTTCCTGCACGGCGAACTCGGCGACCCCGCGGGCGGCTGGCCGGAGCCCTTCCGCAGCAAGGCCATCCAGGGCCGCCCCACCCCCAAGGGCGTCACCGAGCTGACCGAGGAGGACCGCGCGGGCCTGGCCGTCGCCCCACGCGCCACGCTCAACCGGCTGCTGTTCCCTGGCCCGACCAAGGAGTTCCTGGCCCACCGCGACCAGTACGGCGACACCAGCGTGCTGGCCAGCAAGGACTTCTTCTTCGGCCTGGAGCAGGGCAAGGAGTACGCGGTCGGCATCGGCAAGGGCGTGACCCTGCTGATCGAACTGGAAGCCATCGCCGACGCCGACGAGCGCGGCATGCGCACTGTCCTGGCGACCCTCAACGGGCAGCTGCGACCGATCCAGGTCCGCGACCGGGCGATCGCGTCGGACCTGCCGGTCGCCGAGAAGGCCGACAAGTCCAACGCCAACCACGTCGCCGCGCCGTTCGCGGGCGTCGTCACCCTGGCCGTCGGCGAGGGCGACGAGGTCGAGGCGGGCGCCACGGTCGCCACGATCGAGGCGATGAAGATGGAGGCGGCCATCACCGCGCCCAAGGCGGGCAAGGTCACCCGGCTCGCTATCGGCCCGGTGCAACAGGTCGAGGGCGGGGACTTGCTGGTCGTCCTGGGCTGA
- a CDS encoding discoidin domain-containing protein: protein MPTGGKRRWLPLVAAVALAAPPIPATAAPSPAAPRAADPLDIPQAIAEFWAAYRGDDDLRRALAKLDHRVRTSGVSGGESVRRAARILLAHSEGRFRRAWGERLRLPSTPTPYQRFVDRAKAASDAAFGIGPTQPRPVTALGAYGDHLPARMADGDARTYFWSDGPPVPGSQVILDLGRVRRVSQVGIEMGQADRPRDYLRAGVLEQSVDGVRWTPVRRVDAPSVVATVSDPTRYLRLRAVRGQRQWLVVREFTVVPSPVDASADGDADTVFPVTSGAIEVPIGETRQVTGVIVLAGRATPARGEVQLLDPAGTWHTVGRVEGEYTDIPTPGAPATRVRVVFPAGQPALVHEVLVR, encoded by the coding sequence GTGCCCACAGGCGGAAAGCGCCGCTGGCTGCCGCTCGTCGCCGCCGTCGCCCTGGCCGCGCCGCCCATCCCGGCCACCGCCGCACCCAGCCCCGCCGCGCCGCGTGCGGCCGATCCTCTCGACATCCCACAGGCCATCGCCGAGTTCTGGGCCGCCTATCGCGGGGACGACGACCTCCGCCGCGCGCTGGCCAAGCTCGATCACCGGGTGCGCACCTCCGGGGTCAGCGGCGGGGAGTCGGTGCGCCGGGCCGCGCGGATACTGCTCGCCCACAGCGAGGGTCGGTTCCGCCGGGCCTGGGGCGAGCGACTACGCCTGCCGAGCACCCCGACGCCCTACCAACGATTCGTAGACCGCGCCAAAGCGGCGTCGGACGCCGCGTTCGGCATCGGGCCCACTCAGCCCCGGCCCGTCACCGCGCTCGGCGCCTACGGCGACCACCTGCCCGCCCGCATGGCCGACGGCGACGCGCGCACCTACTTCTGGAGCGACGGCCCGCCGGTGCCCGGGTCCCAGGTCATCCTCGACCTCGGCCGCGTCCGCCGGGTCAGCCAAGTCGGCATCGAGATGGGCCAGGCCGACCGCCCGCGCGACTACCTGCGCGCGGGCGTGCTGGAGCAGTCGGTCGACGGGGTGCGGTGGACCCCGGTCCGCCGCGTCGACGCGCCGTCGGTGGTGGCCACGGTGTCCGACCCGACCCGCTACCTGCGCCTGCGGGCGGTCCGGGGGCAGCGCCAGTGGCTGGTGGTCCGCGAGTTCACCGTCGTCCCTTCGCCGGTCGACGCGAGCGCGGACGGTGACGCCGACACCGTGTTCCCCGTCACCTCCGGCGCCATCGAGGTACCCATCGGTGAGACCCGGCAGGTCACCGGGGTGATCGTGCTCGCGGGTCGGGCGACGCCCGCGCGCGGCGAAGTCCAGCTCCTTGACCCGGCGGGCACGTGGCATACGGTGGGCCGGGTCGAGGGCGAGTACACCGACATCCCCACGCCAGGGGCGCCCGCGACCCGCGTAAGGGTGGTTTTCCCGGCGGGCCAGCCCGCTTTGGTGCACGAGGTACTCGTGCGCTGA
- a CDS encoding S8 family peptidase — protein sequence MTFFRIGLTAMTVCLAVAAPAAAEASSGYVVIMKAGSADALANRHGGTVEHRYSTVLQGFSARMTAKQARSLAADPAVDYVVADTPVRALGEQLNPPWGLDRIDQRTLPLDSRYRYNTTSPNVHAYVIDTGVKATHQDFGGRVSGGYDFVDNDTDPTDGNGHGTFVAGIVGGKTYGVAKQVKIVPVRVLNNSGSGTISGVIAGIDWVTRNAVKPAVANMSLGGSANQALDDAVRRSIASGVTYSVPAGSSASLASNFSPARVAEAITSAAVDRNDCVSRSSNHGPAVDLYAPGVLITGPWITSDTATVTITGTSLAAAHVSGGAALYLGLHPTATPAKVQTALVSSASPGVCNLPPNSPNRILFTGPPPRNF from the coding sequence ATGACCTTCTTTCGGATCGGCCTGACCGCCATGACCGTCTGTCTCGCTGTCGCCGCGCCCGCCGCCGCCGAGGCTTCGTCCGGCTACGTCGTCATCATGAAGGCAGGCTCAGCCGACGCGCTCGCAAACCGCCACGGCGGCACCGTCGAACACCGCTATTCCACTGTCTTACAAGGATTCTCGGCCCGGATGACGGCCAAGCAGGCGCGGTCGCTCGCCGCCGACCCCGCCGTCGACTACGTCGTCGCCGACACCCCTGTGCGCGCGCTCGGCGAGCAGCTCAACCCGCCGTGGGGACTCGACCGGATCGATCAGCGCACCCTGCCGCTCGACTCGCGCTACCGCTATAACACCACGTCTCCGAATGTTCACGCCTATGTCATAGACACTGGCGTGAAAGCGACCCACCAGGACTTCGGCGGCCGCGTGTCCGGCGGCTATGACTTCGTCGACAACGACACCGATCCGACCGACGGCAACGGGCACGGCACCTTCGTCGCGGGCATTGTCGGCGGCAAGACCTATGGCGTGGCCAAGCAAGTCAAGATCGTTCCGGTTCGGGTGCTCAACAATTCCGGCTCAGGAACGATCTCCGGAGTGATCGCCGGTATCGACTGGGTGACCCGCAACGCGGTGAAGCCCGCCGTGGCGAACATGAGCCTTGGCGGCTCGGCGAACCAGGCCCTCGACGACGCGGTCCGCCGCTCGATCGCCTCGGGCGTCACCTACTCGGTCCCGGCGGGCTCGTCGGCGAGCCTGGCGAGCAACTTCTCGCCCGCCCGCGTCGCCGAGGCGATCACGTCCGCGGCCGTCGACCGCAACGACTGCGTCTCCCGCAGCTCCAACCACGGGCCCGCGGTCGACCTCTACGCGCCGGGCGTGCTGATCACCGGACCGTGGATCACCTCCGACACCGCGACGGTCACCATCACCGGCACCTCACTCGCCGCCGCCCACGTCAGCGGCGGCGCGGCCCTCTACTTGGGACTCCACCCGACCGCGACCCCGGCGAAGGTGCAGACGGCTCTGGTCAGCTCGGCGAGCCCCGGGGTGTGCAACCTCCCGCCGAACAGCCCGAACCGCATTCTCTTTACTGGCCCGCCTCCCCGAAATTTCTAG